Genomic DNA from Plutella xylostella chromosome 13, ilPluXylo3.1, whole genome shotgun sequence:
TCTAAAATGGAGTAGATATaacaatatgtaaatattgattttattttattttttactttgtaaaaataaatagcttgCTGTCGACTTAGTTTACTGGCGATAAATACATGACAAGGTCAATACCATATTTGTGTAACGAAACTTGTGAACTTCTATCTATTgccaaatataaataaatacttatgatGGCCAGTATTATACTAGTCATTTTGATTACCAAAATCATCATGATGCTTCATAGTCCTGAGAAATGCAGCTTGTGATTTTAACCAAATGGCTTCCCTCTGACTGTACTCCAATAGTTCAATACGTAATTTATCCAGTAacctgaaattaaaaacagaGCTCTTATTTATcagctaataaaaaaaaataggctTTAATGTCCATCAACAAACAAGTTAATATTGGAAATAATAAGGGGAATCCTGATCTAGTAATATTTAACTTACTCCTGGATAATCTTCATTTTCACCAACAAGGTGCTGTGGCACAAAACACCATGTTTATATTTCTTTGCCAAGTCGAACTTGGCATCTCTTTTGAGGCACAAGTCAAAGTGCCTCATAGAGTTGTTGAAATCACCAGCCACAGCATACGCACTGCCGAGCATGAAGTGATTGACTGCAACGTGCGGTGCGTGGTCCACTGCAGCAGATAGTACAATCAATGCATCTTCTGGTTTCTTACTACGGTGGAATATTGTGCCCATACTCAACAAGGCAATGTCTTTGTATACCCTGTAAagtagaaacatttatttttgatgTACATCATTGCAGAATGTGTTGTCTGTGTACAAGTTTGTAATATCATATTAATGTTGTAAGGGCCCATACattttgtgaatttaattATGAAAGAAAACAGTTACCTTGGAGCATAGTGCACTGCTCTGCGACTGCACTCTACAGCTTTCGGAGCATTTCCTCTCACTCGCCAGTACAAAGACGCTATGTTATAATGAAGCCATGAAGAACTGTTTAGACGCAACATGTTGGCCGCCCAGTGGCCAAATTGATCTATGTTCATTATGGGTGATATTTGCTCAGGGAGAGATAGTTCAGCTGGTACTGTTAAATTATCACGCTGTATCATAGCCTAAAACCGAAAAgttattacaaattattttagcTTTGTAAGACTTGTTGACTTATTGactatataagtacttttttttttcgaattcgGTACAAAATAGGGCTTACCTCCAAGTGTTCAAATGCAAACATGCTAAAAGTCAAAGAAGATATCTTTTTGCAGTCAGGGACATCTGTGTCTTGTCCATAATGTGGTGTAGAAAGCTTGAACTCTTCATCCGGAATATTCCTGGACTTGCCATCCTCTAGTACGGAAACATACCAGTCCATTTGATTCAGAGGTCCAGACTTCATACAGTTCTTATCATGTGCTAACTGTGCCTGAACATCTGAATCTCGCTCTAAATCCGCCCACAGCTGCCTTATGTAGTCCTTTCTTTTGAATAGGTCATGATATAGATTGATAATATTCTCCCAACGAGTGTCTTGGTTGAGAAAGGCCAGTAGATCGTATGGATTTGCCATTTCGAAAGGTGAATCCAGCtgtaatataaattaagtaagaACTTTTACAAATGCAATTACATGCTTTGTATTTCGAGGTGTATGAATTCGTTActactgtgggtgtacaagGAGTAGTATTTAGCGTAAACGGAAGCTGTTATCATACCTTGGGCTGAATGAGACCATTCTCAGTGACCATCCAATGTGTAGAGGCGCGAATACGTATTGTAAACAAACTAAATAACCACACAATTCGTATGCACTTCATCGTTGCCATGATATTATCCCTGTCTTTAGTCTGACCACATTTCTTCGTGTTAAATAATTCACAATTCTATAATTTTAGAGCATTTAATACACacaattttatgatttaggtTCGTCCGACAGAAGCGAAAATGTTTTTCTTACTGACATTGACAGATCATGATGACAGACGTTTTGGCAATGACATTGACAGATCGATAATGAGACCCTGTTGGGTAGGAATTTTATCTAATAGGCCCTGTTGGGaaggatttttatttatattttatgtatctaTGAATAATGATGATCGAAAAACTGATGAAAATCTTTCTAAGgtgatattattattcctTTTTTTTCTACACGGTGAAAGGTATTTTATCTTGTTCAGAATTGTTAGGGGAGCCCTTGCACacgtatataaatatttagatataAGCGTTCCATGCAGTTTAACTGTTATAAAAAAGACGTTTGAATGAGGAACGTATAAGTACAGAACCACAAGCCGAATCGGACGATAGATATTGGTAGGTAAACTAGATAAGTactttatgtatacttactgcCCTACTGTTGAATAGGTAGGTCTCTTCATAGAATCTCTCTAGGATATGAATTGGGATCCACTTTAGACTTTAAGAGTGTAAAAACTTAGGTCTCATGACAAGGTACTTAGTTAGTTAGGTATCGGTAACCGATCAGTATGATTAATTTCGTTGGTAGGTTACTTTTACTTAGGACCTACCTGCCTTACCTGCTGAGTAATGACGTAGCAACGTAGAAAATTCTTGTTTCATTATTTAGGTGCTTAATGCCTGTTAGGtaaatagtaggtaggtacgtttaACTAATACTAAATGCACGTTGTTGCCACAATTGATTAACTGCCAACTAGAGCCAACATATTTGAGAATTCAGAAAGAAATTATTTGGCCATTAGGCTTATTTACAAAGAACAGCTGACCTTTTACAACGACACAATATTTAATGCATTACGGCCTACATACTTCGTCGAACATCTAGCTACATTTACGTAGGTGGGTGTGCATAGAAGTGAGGGGCAGTAGGGGTACGCATCCCTCCAGCTAGGGTGAAAGTGCGCAGGTCCAAATAACCTCATTCAATCCACGCCTTTAAGTCACCCGCACACATTTCAACATCGTCCCCTCTATTATTACGTTCACAAAAGAAGTGCCGATAAAACTTGATCAATTCCACTTCGTTTTACAGTAAAATGTGCGGGTTTAAATTCAAGTTACGGTtaaaaacatctaaataaaCGCAAAAACAATGTTTCGTCCGTCGGAACTGAGATGAAATTGAATACGTAATTGACCGTCGATTACGGCTCGAAAGATGATACAAGTAGATGAACCGGAGCGGTTGTTGCCTGACGCTGAGGGTCAGGGGGCGAATGAGCGGCCCTCCGTGGAGAACGGAGAAGTCACCAGCAGAGTCTCCACATTGGAGTATCATGTAAGTTATAGCCAAAATGTTTACCTTATGTTTTCGCAAAGTCGCATGGCGCGCACTGTGATACCTAGATACCTAACTGAAAATATCATGATGACGAGGATATACATATTCTTACTCTATTGTTGATCCCTAACAAACCTGTCCTGATGGTCTGTGATGAAATTGTATTTCCAGGGTCTTCTATGGAAGTGCGAACTGAGGCGGATATGTTTAGCGGCACTTTGGCTTCCACTGGGCGCATTAGTCTTCTGTTATGTGACAGCGTCTATATTCCAAGCTGACGATATTCATGAAACACATTGTAGGGTAAGGAATCCTATATCCGTCACATTACCTTTTTTCAGTGCCAATTTTTGTTATTACGTATTATGCAATGCATCTTTTTCaaacatataggtatgtatattttttaaaggagGACAGCATTATGATTACCCTTTGTAAGAGAGTATGGATTGATATTATGTCGATGTAGCTCGTTTACCGTTCCTTAAATaactattaaataagtacatacggtcagctgcataagtagctatacacttctgtaccttgtcaaactgaagAACCGTCAAtgataggcggtttcagattgacaaggtacgtACAAAgggtatagctacttatgcagctgactgtacataatGAAACTTTCATAATCATTCAATTTTCAGGTTTACAATGTGGTGCCGTCAATTAGTGCTATAACTGGCATAAGCCCGCAAAGATACGTGTGGAGGATCTGCATAGCCTTCCATCTTGGACCTAGGTTGTTAATAGGCTCTTTGTATTACAACTACCACAACCAACGCACTGCTCTGATAACCGATCCTAACGTGAGTCCTATTTGtaatgtacctaactacttttattttatttattatgcgtAATTTATTAAACCTAGTGCGTAGGTAAGCCACTGCTAGTCAGTtcctgtaagtacttaaatctTTAACTAATGCAAATTTCAAGCAACTTAcatgtagaatagaatagaatatttagtactttattgatttaacagaacacaaaattaaataacaattcTATACAGTGGCCATTACTCAATATTTCTCCCTATGAAATATTCTCTTTTTAAGCAAAGGCAAATTACTAtttttactagctgttgcccgcgagcttaAGTGGGTCTTCCGGGTTCAGTTTTTCAGGACCTACCAAATTTCTAAAATagttaaatcaataaagttCAGATaagaattaaatatataagaaaAAGATTGTTTTAACTCCACTACATTGCATTTTTCAGGATCGGAAAACTGCACAAAAGTTAGGTGTCGCCTGCTATTGGCTCAATTTGGTGGAGCTTTTCGCACTGACCGGAGTCACTTATGTTTCCAATAGGGAAAActattgtaagtacttacctacttacttccatttatttataactcttgtatgtacctacttacctaggtTACGCATTCACATAAATGGGCGCTGTCTTGCATTGCATGTCTTGCAACTTAACATTAGGAAATTTAATGCAATCTAGATCTCGCGAGGTCTGGATTTAGCGAGATCTCAGCCTTTTTTAGCGAAATTGATCTCGGccgaaatatatttatattccttttttattcaaattaagtgattatttaaaaaacgcTAGAACGCTTAAACCTGCTTGCAGCAGTGCCCTTTACTAAATAACAAACACCCGTTAAGAACTCGATTACGAAATCGTTTCAGTTTCagtgaaaaataaaagaacGCTGTAATTATAAACCGTAGaattaaaaattcacaatttTGGATCTATGCCAGTTTGTCTATTGAATCTGTATCTAGGTAATCCGTATTTCACACCGCTTTTCAGCGAAAAGTTTGTAGGTATTCAGCAGGGAAAGCGTTTCTATTGTGACATTGTTAGGTAATTTAGGTATTGAATGTTACAAATAATGGAAAGCAAggaatattattttgaatttaaatctATACTTTGACTCATAAATGGAAAATGAGCGTCACTTTggccaaagaaaaaaaaatacaatcgCATCGTTTCACTGAATAGGGATATCCCATTAGAACAGTTTTGGCAGCAGCTTCACGAAAAACGTTGACTTTAACTAAtttgtatatttgtttttctcACTGTTACCTAACATTGATATGTTTTTTCCTTCTGTTTCAGTCTTACAcgagaaaatatttataattttcatgaTAGCTGCTCTCACGCACATGTTATGCCGCGCAAAAGTAGGTTGTATAGCCAAAAATGTTGTGGAGCCTGTACGGACCAACTACCTGGTCTGGATCCTGTACTACATCGCTATAGCGTCGACTGTTGGTCTCATAATATCGTTCCTGAGGCATCGACTCCTGTGTCGTCCTTTAGGTGAGCATAAAATCAAATCTATACGTTTACCTTTAGCTATAAGATAGGTATCTGTGTGTGtattgttattctatgatgaGGCCTACTTACTCAGTTTTCTACGTTGAAAACAAACACAATGTAGCAAGTAAGGGATAGTTATAATCCGATTATCCACCCACTACCCATGTGTTGGATTAAGGCTGAATGTGAAACTATAAGCTACAACAACTAGAACAGTTTATGTATAGTGTGTGTAGACGCTTTAATGGAGTAagactttatttaaaaaatataggtacatcaACATGGCTTTTTATATCGACCCACGCGCCTATATTTCACCATATAGGGCTAGTGGAGTTGATGCTGAATGCACAACGCGAGATAATGCTGGGTCAACAAAGTTAAACTATGCTAGCTAAGCTATGTTTCAGACCAACGTCATCAACAACGGGCAATAAGAATAAGTGAAGAGTGGCGAAGTATGTGTTAAGGGAGTGCGGGGTAGGCGGAAAGGGTTTAGCTTAGCTCAGTGACTTCAAACTTCAAATCGACATACAGAAGTAACTTATTTGGCATAGGTATTTTAGTTAGCTCACGCAGCTTAGATCGCATTGCTTGCGGCATGCAAGCATGTAGGAAAACTGTGTCAGCTATGAGCTACCCTAAACTAACCTTAGCTTAGCTCGCGGTGTGCATCCCTCATCAGAGTCTCAGACATACACACTCaacatcagccaataatcatccactgttGGACAGAGGTCTCTCCCAATAAGAAGCGCCACAaaactcggtcctcggccttcctcaaccagccactaccgggttccacgctgcgtttgcctgtccgtgttctccactcgagaactcgatCCTATGATGGCAACTTCAGTCACTAACACCCATTTTTGACCACTAAAAGCTCGCTCCCTGTTTAACCTCTAACCTTCGACCTTCCAGCATTCACCTGGTTCTCCGTCTGCGAGTACATCCTGGCGACGTCCAACATGGCGTTCCACGCGGCGGTGGTGCGCGACCTGCCGCACCACGAACTGCACATCCTCGCGCCGCACTCCAAGGTCAACTAAACTCCAAGGTCAACTAAACTCCAAGGTCAACTAACTAGCCCCCGCTACTTGAGAAGTCACGGTTTCCTACGTTTATAGGAATTTTCGACGCTGTTGTGCTAAACGTGTTAACTCCCACTACTTGAGAAGTCACTCTATCTACGTTTACCTATAGGGAGTTATAGAGATCGGAGCGTTGACGCTGCTGCGCTAAACATGTCGAAGTCTCTATCTCGTTGAACCTTTAGGGACTTATCATACTAGCGTATTGCGAGATTAACAATATTCTAAGCGTTGAACGAAACATTTAagccgattgcatgacagcagCTAtcgttagtttatttttatcaagcTAGGCGCCTTCTGAAGGCTTCGCACGGGGCTCAAGACATGACAAATGATTTGCATTGCGCAGCTTCGAGAGAAATTCTTCAATTTCCCAGCGTTCACCTGTGCGGTTACCACCAtcgaacattagc
This window encodes:
- the LOC119692290 gene encoding post-GPI attachment to proteins factor 2-like, producing the protein MIQVDEPERLLPDAEGQGANERPSVENGEVTSRVSTLEYHGLLWKCELRRICLAALWLPLGALVFCYVTASIFQADDIHETHCRVYNVVPSISAITGISPQRYVWRICIAFHLGPRLLIGSLYYNYHNQRTALITDPNDRKTAQKLGVACYWLNLVELFALTGVTYVSNRENYFLHEKIFIIFMIAALTHMLCRAKVGCIAKNVVEPVRTNYLVWILYYIAIASTVGLIISFLRHRLLCRPLAFTWFSVCEYILATSNMAFHAAVVRDLPHHELHILAPHSKVN